Proteins found in one Planctomycetes bacterium MalM25 genomic segment:
- the panB gene encoding 3-methyl-2-oxobutanoate hydroxymethyltransferase: MPQLTAPQFTARKGSDDKLVVLTAYDYTMAKLVDSGGVDAILVGDSLGMVVQGRDSTLGVTLDHLIYHAEMVGRAVKNALTVVDLPFPINHYDTGAAIDAAARILKETRCQSVKLEGGEAQADTIHALVTAGIPVMAHVGLRPQSVHQLGGYKVQRDAERLLADAQAAADAGAYGMVIECVPSKVAQQITEAVAVPTIGIGAGPHCDGQVLVLNDVLGMTTGYVPRFVKEYAAVGHDIELAVKAFAGDVRTGEFPGAEQAFK, translated from the coding sequence ATGCCCCAGCTCACCGCCCCGCAGTTCACCGCCCGCAAGGGCTCGGACGACAAGCTCGTCGTCCTCACGGCGTACGACTACACGATGGCCAAGCTGGTCGACTCGGGCGGGGTCGACGCGATCCTGGTGGGCGATTCGCTCGGCATGGTCGTGCAGGGGCGCGACTCGACGCTCGGCGTGACGCTCGATCACCTGATCTACCACGCGGAGATGGTTGGCCGCGCGGTAAAGAACGCCCTGACGGTGGTCGACCTCCCCTTCCCGATCAACCACTACGACACGGGCGCCGCGATCGACGCCGCCGCGCGGATCCTCAAGGAGACCCGCTGCCAGAGCGTCAAGCTCGAGGGGGGCGAGGCCCAGGCGGACACGATCCACGCGCTGGTCACCGCGGGCATCCCCGTGATGGCCCATGTTGGGTTGCGCCCGCAGAGCGTCCACCAGTTGGGCGGCTACAAGGTGCAGCGCGACGCGGAGCGTCTGCTCGCCGACGCCCAGGCGGCCGCCGACGCGGGCGCTTACGGCATGGTGATCGAGTGCGTGCCTTCGAAGGTCGCGCAGCAGATCACCGAGGCGGTAGCCGTCCCGACGATCGGCATCGGCGCCGGCCCGCACTGCGACGGCCAGGTCCTGGTCCTGAACGACGTGCTCGGTATGACGACCGGCTACGTGCCACGCTTCGTGAAGGAGTACGCCGCGGTCGGCCACGACATCGAACTCGCCGTGAAGGCGTTCGCGGGCGACGTGCGCACCGGGGAGTTCCCGGGGGCGGAGCAGGCGTTTAAGTAG
- a CDS encoding ubiquinone/menaquinone biosynthesis methyltransferase, whose translation MSLPDWKLPPGVPRGAWDYTQSRLIADDYDDYHADNPLFEFEEQVLQEEFGTPPAAGGAIADLGCGSGRALIPLCRRGWRGVAVDLSPAMLAVVREKAEIDNLAIDCVEANLVELTPDLVADESVDHAICLFSTLGMIRGSASRRVALRHMHRILKPGGRLVLHVHNFWFNLRDPAGPGWTLKSLWRGATSRGDYETGDKTYPYRGVPNFFLHVYRPRELRADLRAANLRVRRWLPLEVHRRHALTNPWLLPSLRANGWIVVCEKT comes from the coding sequence TTGTCCCTTCCCGACTGGAAACTGCCCCCCGGCGTGCCACGCGGCGCCTGGGACTACACACAATCGCGGCTGATCGCCGACGACTACGACGATTACCACGCCGACAACCCGCTGTTCGAGTTCGAGGAGCAGGTCCTCCAGGAGGAGTTCGGCACGCCCCCGGCGGCGGGCGGCGCGATCGCCGATCTGGGCTGCGGCAGCGGGCGGGCGCTGATCCCCCTGTGTCGGCGGGGCTGGCGCGGGGTCGCGGTCGATCTCTCGCCGGCGATGCTGGCGGTCGTGCGTGAGAAGGCCGAGATCGACAACCTGGCGATCGACTGCGTCGAGGCGAACCTCGTCGAGCTGACGCCCGACCTCGTGGCGGACGAATCGGTCGATCACGCGATCTGCCTGTTCAGCACGCTGGGTATGATCCGCGGCAGCGCCAGCCGCCGCGTCGCGCTGCGGCACATGCACCGAATCCTGAAGCCGGGTGGGCGACTCGTGCTGCACGTGCACAACTTCTGGTTTAACCTCCGCGACCCGGCCGGTCCCGGCTGGACGCTGAAGAGCCTCTGGCGGGGCGCCACCAGCCGGGGCGACTACGAGACGGGCGACAAGACCTACCCCTACCGGGGCGTCCCCAACTTCTTCCTGCACGTCTACCGGCCGCGTGAACTGCGGGCCGACCTCCGCGCCGCGAACCTCCGCGTCCGCCGCTGGCTCCCCCTAGAAGTCCACCGCCGGCACGCGCTGACGAACCCCTGGCTGCTCCCCTCGCTCCGAGCCAACGGCTGGATCGTCGTCTGCGAGAAGACTTGA
- the mutS gene encoding DNA mismatch repair protein MutS, whose amino-acid sequence MSLSPMMRQYHEAKEASGDALLLFRMGDFYELFYDDARDAAELLGITLTTRDKDKGSKAVPMAGFPHHQLDAYLAKILRCGRRAAVCEQMESPAEAKGIVRREVTRIVSAGTVTDEELLDPQASNYLAAVAFDGRSAKGSATPTVGLAWVDASTGEFWAATIDERRLPDELSRLEAAECLVAEETEALLPPEASDRAAVTKRPGWAFGTRLAIESLRKHFGAQTLEGFGFDAEHDTLSLAAAGAILGYLQETQKASLAHIERLRPFQADASLQIDASTWRSLEITHTLRDGRRDGALLGVIDRTVTGAGARLLADWLRRPLTNVEAIRARQDAIEEMVSDAALGSTLREELRGVYDLHRLVARATTGRASPRDLSAVARTLGRLPRIKAKLAARRSDRLTRLDERIDLCGDLRDRLTAALADECPTTSREGGFIREGFSAELDECRQLMAGGKQWMAGYQAKMQEDCDIPSIKVGFNKVFGYYLEVTHAHRDKVPPEFIRKQTLKNAERYITPELKEYEEKVLTAEDRAFALEYRLFVELRDLTAAAGQRLLTTAQALAELDALAGLAELARSRSYCRPEMTEEPVLDIEAGRHPVLDLTEPEGTFVPNGVVVSAQAYPPPFSGEGLGEGATRVPATPPPLAPPPEGGGGLRNSLLLLTGPNMAGKSTYIRQTALITLMAQIGSFVPAQRAVIGVADRLFARVGASDDVSRGQSTFMVEMTETARILNTATARSLVILDEIGRGTSTYDGLSLAWAIVEHLHDVVGCRTLFATHYHELTQLEERLTGVGNLSVAVREHEGRVVFLHQITPGPADKSYGIHVAQLAGVPRSVNERAEQILSDLEAADTGSRQSIADNQPNSGFQMTLFETADHPLLDEIRGLDIDRLAPMDAFEQLREWRLRLLAER is encoded by the coding sequence ATGTCCCTCTCCCCCATGATGCGTCAGTACCACGAGGCCAAAGAGGCCTCGGGCGACGCGCTGCTGTTGTTCCGCATGGGGGACTTCTACGAACTCTTTTATGACGACGCTCGCGACGCGGCCGAGCTGCTCGGCATCACGCTCACGACGCGCGACAAGGACAAGGGATCCAAAGCCGTGCCCATGGCCGGCTTCCCCCACCACCAGCTCGACGCCTACCTGGCGAAGATCCTCCGCTGCGGACGCCGGGCGGCGGTGTGCGAACAGATGGAGAGCCCGGCTGAAGCCAAGGGCATCGTCCGCCGCGAGGTGACGCGCATTGTCTCCGCCGGCACGGTGACCGACGAGGAACTCCTCGACCCGCAGGCGAGCAACTACCTAGCGGCGGTCGCCTTCGACGGCCGCTCCGCCAAGGGATCCGCTACGCCGACGGTTGGCCTCGCGTGGGTCGACGCCTCGACCGGCGAGTTCTGGGCGGCCACGATCGACGAGCGCCGCTTGCCCGACGAGCTGTCGCGTCTGGAGGCCGCCGAGTGCCTGGTCGCCGAAGAGACCGAGGCGCTGCTCCCCCCCGAGGCGAGCGACCGGGCCGCCGTGACCAAGCGCCCCGGCTGGGCCTTCGGGACGCGGCTGGCGATCGAGTCGCTCCGCAAACACTTCGGCGCGCAGACGCTCGAAGGCTTCGGATTCGACGCCGAGCACGACACGCTGTCGCTCGCCGCCGCGGGGGCGATCCTGGGCTACCTGCAAGAGACACAGAAGGCGTCGCTCGCCCACATCGAGCGGCTGAGGCCCTTCCAGGCGGACGCCTCGCTGCAGATCGACGCCTCCACTTGGCGGAGCCTCGAGATCACCCACACGCTCCGCGACGGACGCCGCGACGGAGCCCTCCTGGGCGTGATCGATCGGACGGTCACCGGCGCCGGGGCGCGCCTGCTGGCCGATTGGCTCCGCCGACCGCTGACGAACGTCGAGGCGATCCGCGCCCGCCAGGACGCGATCGAGGAGATGGTCTCCGACGCGGCGCTCGGCTCGACACTCCGCGAGGAGCTTCGGGGCGTGTACGACCTGCACCGATTGGTCGCCCGCGCGACGACCGGCCGCGCCTCGCCCCGCGACCTGTCGGCCGTCGCCCGCACGCTCGGACGGCTGCCCCGCATCAAGGCGAAGCTCGCCGCCCGGCGGAGCGATCGCCTCACGCGGCTCGACGAGCGGATCGACCTGTGCGGCGACCTGCGCGACCGGCTCACGGCCGCCCTCGCCGACGAGTGCCCCACCACCTCGCGCGAAGGGGGCTTCATCCGCGAGGGCTTCTCCGCGGAACTCGACGAGTGCCGCCAACTCATGGCGGGCGGCAAGCAGTGGATGGCCGGCTACCAGGCCAAGATGCAAGAGGATTGCGACATCCCGAGCATCAAGGTCGGCTTCAACAAAGTCTTCGGCTACTACCTCGAAGTCACCCACGCGCACCGCGACAAGGTCCCGCCCGAGTTCATCCGCAAGCAGACGCTCAAGAACGCCGAGCGTTACATCACTCCCGAGCTGAAGGAGTACGAGGAGAAGGTGCTCACCGCCGAGGACCGGGCGTTCGCGCTAGAGTACCGTCTGTTCGTCGAGCTGCGTGACCTGACCGCCGCCGCCGGCCAACGGCTGCTGACGACCGCCCAGGCGCTGGCGGAGCTCGACGCGCTCGCCGGCCTGGCGGAGCTGGCCCGCTCGCGGAGCTACTGCCGCCCCGAGATGACCGAAGAGCCCGTCCTCGACATCGAAGCGGGCCGCCACCCCGTGCTCGACCTCACCGAGCCCGAGGGGACGTTCGTGCCAAACGGGGTCGTCGTTTCGGCGCAAGCTTACCCTCCCCCGTTTTCGGGGGAGGGGCTAGGGGAGGGGGCGACCCGGGTACCCGCGACGCCTCCCCCCCTAGCCCCCCCTCCTGAAGGAGGGGGGGGACTGCGCAACTCACTACTCCTCCTCACCGGCCCCAACATGGCCGGCAAGAGCACCTACATCCGCCAGACGGCGCTCATCACGCTCATGGCCCAGATCGGCAGCTTCGTGCCGGCGCAGCGGGCGGTGATCGGCGTGGCGGACCGGCTCTTCGCGCGGGTCGGCGCGAGCGATGATGTTTCGCGCGGCCAGTCGACCTTCATGGTCGAGATGACCGAGACCGCCCGCATCCTCAACACGGCGACCGCCCGGTCGCTGGTGATCCTCGACGAGATCGGGCGCGGCACGAGCACCTACGACGGGCTCTCGCTCGCCTGGGCAATCGTCGAGCACCTGCACGACGTGGTCGGCTGCCGCACGCTCTTCGCCACGCACTACCACGAGCTCACTCAGCTCGAAGAACGCCTCACCGGCGTGGGCAACCTGAGCGTCGCCGTGCGGGAGCACGAGGGGCGCGTCGTCTTCCTCCACCAGATCACTCCCGGCCCGGCCGACAAGAGCTACGGCATCCACGTCGCGCAGCTCGCCGGCGTTCCGCGGAGCGTGAACGAGCGCGCCGAGCAGATCCTCTCCGACCTCGAAGCGGCCGACACGGGCAGCCGACAGTCGATCGCCGACAACCAGCCAAACAGTGGCTTTCAGATGACGCTCTTCGAGACGGCCGACCACCCGCTGCTCGACGAGATCCGCGGCCTCGACATCGACCGCCTCGCGCCGATGGACGCCTTCGAGCAACTCCGCGAGTGGCGGCTGCGTCTGCTGGCGGAGCGTTAG
- the fliG_1 gene encoding Flagellar motor switch protein FliG, which yields MSNLHKAAVLLTSLPEGQAGEVMKRFSAREVEQVSIEIAHMERVSSEEQEEAIKEFSETNPAAGGGEGGIDFAKQLIKQALGSDAGDTLDNVRQSIEALPFGFLRNVDSQNILTYVIDEHPQTIALVLAYLPSSFSAEILSGLPADRQLAVVRRMATMQQTNPEIIREVEAGLENRMSSVMSQSFSRAGGVESVASMLNVCDRSTERTLMDGLGSDDPDLVEEIRRLMFVFDDIGKFGQKEIQTVLKSVESSQWALALKGANPDLKDKILSNMSQRAADMLREEMEFLGAVKLSAVEEQQQKIVDVVRGLEDAGEIELNQSGEEEQLVQ from the coding sequence ATGTCGAACCTTCACAAGGCCGCCGTGCTGCTGACTAGCCTGCCCGAGGGTCAGGCCGGCGAGGTCATGAAACGCTTCAGCGCTCGCGAGGTGGAGCAGGTCTCGATCGAGATCGCTCACATGGAGCGGGTCTCGTCCGAAGAGCAGGAGGAGGCGATCAAGGAGTTCTCCGAGACCAACCCCGCCGCCGGCGGCGGTGAGGGGGGCATCGACTTCGCTAAGCAGCTCATCAAGCAGGCGCTCGGCTCCGACGCGGGCGACACACTCGACAACGTCCGTCAGTCGATCGAGGCCCTGCCGTTCGGCTTCCTGCGGAACGTCGACAGCCAGAACATCCTCACCTACGTGATCGACGAGCACCCGCAGACGATCGCCCTGGTGCTGGCGTACCTGCCCTCGTCATTCAGCGCCGAGATCCTCTCCGGCCTGCCCGCCGACCGGCAGCTGGCCGTCGTCCGCCGCATGGCGACCATGCAGCAGACCAACCCGGAGATCATCCGCGAAGTCGAGGCGGGCCTCGAGAACCGGATGTCGAGCGTCATGAGCCAGAGCTTCTCGCGCGCCGGCGGCGTCGAGTCGGTCGCCTCGATGCTGAACGTCTGCGACCGCTCGACCGAGCGGACGCTCATGGACGGGCTCGGCTCGGACGACCCCGACCTGGTCGAGGAGATCCGCCGGCTGATGTTCGTGTTCGACGACATCGGCAAGTTCGGCCAGAAGGAGATCCAGACCGTACTAAAGTCGGTGGAGAGCTCGCAGTGGGCCCTTGCCTTGAAGGGGGCCAACCCCGACCTGAAGGACAAGATCCTCAGCAACATGTCGCAGCGCGCCGCCGACATGCTCCGCGAGGAGATGGAGTTCCTCGGCGCCGTGAAGCTCTCCGCAGTCGAGGAGCAGCAGCAGAAGATCGTCGACGTCGTCCGCGGTCTGGAAGACGCCGGTGAGATCGAGCTGAACCAGTCGGGCGAAGAAGAGCAACTCGTTCAGTGA
- the cheX gene encoding CheY-P phosphatase CheX, translating to MKVEHINPFLSAVTNTFDTMLAADAHRGELSLGDPKKRLYPISGLIGLSGRASGMVVINLSREVALKSASAMLMTEITEVDDDVLDAVGELANMIAGQAKTDLEEYELSVGLPNVVTGEGHEVRFPSNTPPLCVAFKTDFGPLRLEVGFETSGVTVAV from the coding sequence ATGAAAGTCGAGCACATCAACCCGTTCCTAAGCGCCGTGACGAACACGTTCGACACGATGCTGGCAGCCGACGCCCACCGGGGAGAGCTGTCGCTCGGCGACCCGAAGAAGCGGCTCTACCCCATCAGCGGCCTGATCGGCCTCTCGGGGCGTGCCAGCGGCATGGTCGTGATCAATCTGTCACGAGAGGTGGCCCTCAAGTCCGCCTCCGCGATGCTGATGACCGAGATCACCGAGGTCGATGACGACGTGCTCGACGCCGTCGGCGAGCTGGCGAACATGATCGCCGGCCAGGCGAAGACCGACCTCGAAGAGTACGAGCTCTCGGTCGGCCTGCCGAACGTCGTGACCGGCGAAGGCCACGAGGTCCGCTTCCCGTCGAACACGCCGCCGCTGTGCGTCGCGTTCAAGACCGACTTCGGACCGCTCCGCCTGGAAGTCGGCTTCGAGACCTCCGGCGTCACCGTCGCGGTCTAA
- a CDS encoding 6-pyruvoyl tetrahydropterin synthase gives MAESYAIRLRKEAFTFSAAHFITYAGDTCEPLHGHNYRVAIEAHGPLDENAYVLDFIATRDALATITGELDHRMLLPTEHATIRVAEAEGPGGEAEVVVTHGDRRWVFPRQDCVLLPVVNTTAELLARWIGERLLRALSERGETPPEQLLVEVDECEGQVGVWRLDRS, from the coding sequence ATGGCCGAGTCGTACGCCATTCGCCTTCGCAAAGAAGCCTTCACGTTCAGCGCCGCGCACTTCATCACGTACGCGGGTGACACGTGCGAACCGCTGCACGGGCACAACTATCGCGTCGCGATCGAGGCCCACGGGCCACTCGACGAGAACGCCTACGTGCTCGACTTCATCGCCACGCGCGACGCGCTCGCCACGATCACCGGCGAGCTCGACCACCGCATGCTGCTGCCGACCGAGCACGCGACGATCCGCGTCGCGGAGGCCGAGGGCCCCGGCGGCGAGGCGGAGGTCGTCGTAACGCACGGCGACCGGCGGTGGGTCTTCCCGCGTCAGGACTGCGTGCTCCTGCCCGTAGTGAATACGACCGCCGAGCTGCTCGCCCGCTGGATCGGCGAGCGTCTGCTGAGGGCCCTCAGCGAGCGGGGCGAAACCCCGCCAGAGCAGCTCCTCGTCGAGGTCGACGAGTGCGAGGGGCAGGTCGGCGTCTGGCGGCTGGACCGGTCGTAA
- the dhaA_1 gene encoding Haloalkane dehalogenase, translated as MNSASQIPPEEPWRTEYPFESHWLDTPAGRVHYVDERPADEQRGVLLFVHGNPTWSFHWRRLISALSPSHRCVAIDHLGCGLSDKPQKAHKLDERIADLGRLVDTLDLRNVTLVAQDWGGAIGLGAMLDRQERLDRVLLFNTGAWPPKSIPARIAACRTPGLGKLALQGGNVFSRAALTMTLSRRRGLDPGTVAGYLAPYNNWANRRAVYEFVADIPTKPTQRTWQTLAAIEDRLPQLAGKPTRLVWGMRDWCFAPKACLPRFQSCWPAAETFELADVGHWVVEDAPDESLRLLGEFVSADLPGAN; from the coding sequence GTGAACTCCGCCTCCCAAATCCCACCCGAAGAACCCTGGCGGACGGAATACCCGTTCGAGTCGCACTGGCTCGACACGCCCGCGGGACGCGTCCATTACGTTGACGAGCGCCCCGCCGATGAGCAGCGGGGCGTCCTGCTGTTCGTTCACGGCAACCCGACGTGGTCGTTCCACTGGCGTCGTTTGATCTCGGCGCTGAGCCCATCGCACCGCTGCGTGGCGATCGACCACCTCGGCTGCGGGCTAAGCGACAAGCCGCAGAAAGCCCACAAGCTCGACGAGCGGATCGCCGACCTCGGCCGGCTCGTCGACACACTCGACCTCCGCAACGTGACGCTGGTCGCCCAGGACTGGGGCGGGGCGATCGGCCTCGGGGCGATGCTCGACCGCCAGGAGCGGCTCGATCGCGTGCTGCTGTTCAACACGGGGGCGTGGCCCCCCAAGTCGATCCCGGCGCGCATCGCCGCCTGCCGCACGCCCGGGCTCGGCAAGCTCGCCCTGCAAGGCGGCAACGTCTTCTCGCGAGCGGCGCTCACGATGACCCTCTCGCGGCGGCGCGGCCTCGACCCGGGGACCGTCGCGGGTTACCTCGCCCCCTACAACAACTGGGCGAACCGCCGGGCCGTGTACGAGTTTGTCGCCGACATCCCGACGAAGCCGACGCAACGCACCTGGCAGACGCTCGCGGCCATCGAGGACCGCCTGCCGCAGCTCGCCGGCAAGCCGACACGGTTGGTCTGGGGCATGCGGGACTGGTGCTTTGCACCGAAAGCCTGCCTGCCACGGTTCCAATCGTGCTGGCCCGCGGCGGAGACCTTCGAGCTCGCGGACGTCGGTCACTGGGTGGTTGAAGACGCCCCCGACGAGAGCCTGCGGCTGCTGGGTGAGTTCGTATCGGCCGATCTGCCGGGGGCCAACTGA
- a CDS encoding Bacterial regulatory protein, tetR family — MPAPTKTPPNAANLVQEAASERAGETRKQREIRLREAKILAVARDQILEGGYLGLNMDRIAAQIEYSKGTIYQHFRNKEEILLALVNEALDTRLRMFRAAAQVEGPPRVRLATVGAAAEAFVEQFPYHFKVEQLVRASSIWEKTSPERRELMQHCEHNCMGTVVEIVHDGVATGDLTLPEGISPEEVVFGLWSIYLGTQIITHSSDSLADIGISCPTSSLRKNQSKMLDGYGWRPLSSDFDYPAYSDSVKSEMFRHDQFAS; from the coding sequence ATGCCAGCTCCCACGAAGACCCCGCCGAACGCCGCCAACCTTGTTCAAGAGGCCGCTAGCGAACGCGCCGGCGAGACCCGCAAGCAGCGAGAGATCCGCCTCCGCGAGGCGAAGATCCTGGCCGTCGCCCGGGACCAGATTCTGGAGGGGGGCTACCTCGGCCTCAACATGGACCGCATTGCGGCCCAGATCGAGTACTCGAAGGGGACGATCTACCAGCACTTCCGCAACAAGGAAGAGATCCTGCTGGCCCTTGTGAACGAAGCGCTCGACACCCGCCTGCGGATGTTCCGGGCCGCCGCCCAGGTTGAGGGTCCCCCTCGCGTGCGTCTGGCGACGGTCGGCGCTGCGGCGGAGGCGTTCGTCGAGCAGTTCCCCTACCACTTCAAGGTGGAGCAGCTCGTGAGAGCCTCCTCGATTTGGGAGAAGACCTCACCCGAACGCCGGGAGCTGATGCAGCATTGCGAGCACAACTGCATGGGCACCGTTGTGGAGATCGTCCACGACGGGGTGGCTACCGGGGATTTAACGCTGCCCGAGGGGATCAGCCCCGAGGAAGTTGTTTTTGGGCTGTGGTCAATCTACCTCGGCACGCAAATCATCACACATAGCAGCGACTCGCTCGCGGACATCGGGATCAGCTGCCCGACCAGTTCGTTGAGGAAGAACCAATCCAAGATGCTCGACGGTTACGGTTGGCGGCCGCTGTCGTCCGACTTCGATTACCCCGCCTACTCGGATAGCGTGAAAAGCGAGATGTTCCGCCATGACCAGTTCGCCAGCTGA
- the acrE gene encoding Multidrug export protein AcrE precursor, producing the protein MTSSPAEKPSASFFGHVLTLRQKLTPRWVVVGVAIPALAVLSAGAATSRDAAPKEPASNDRPISVGVAPAEPVDSFLRKRVYTGTLVAKRRSVLSFELAGKLLELSVDEGDRVAKNQPLARLDTRRLEAGLLQAKSELAQSRAVLKELEAGPRQQTIAAARAEVSNLAAQRDVAGLRLRRRERLVQTTAISQEEYDEAVYTHRATVARTEVAQKTLDELEAGTRVEQIEAQRALVAAIEARLADIHHQLDDAVMLAPYAGRIVRRRIDEGTIVAAGAPVFEQIEDASLEAWIGVPPRSAKALRVGGALEVTIDGRTVQATVQSVRAELDPETRTQNVVLRLEDPKGLVAGQVARVAVREPVAMTGYWTPTATLTPDRRGLWSVLVVDEKGVVAGRPVEVIENDGDRTFVRGTLQAGERVIVEGAHRVVPGQRVRAVDRLVVANSEATP; encoded by the coding sequence ATGACCAGTTCGCCAGCTGAAAAGCCGTCGGCCTCTTTTTTTGGGCACGTGTTGACGTTGCGTCAAAAATTGACGCCTCGTTGGGTCGTGGTCGGTGTCGCGATCCCGGCGTTGGCGGTCTTATCGGCGGGCGCCGCCACGAGCCGTGATGCGGCCCCTAAGGAGCCGGCTAGTAACGACCGACCGATCAGCGTTGGCGTCGCGCCGGCCGAGCCGGTCGATTCTTTCCTCCGCAAACGTGTCTACACGGGCACCTTGGTCGCCAAGCGACGCAGCGTGCTGTCGTTCGAGTTAGCGGGCAAGCTCCTCGAGCTGAGCGTCGATGAGGGCGACCGTGTTGCCAAGAATCAACCGCTTGCGCGGCTCGACACGCGTCGGCTCGAAGCGGGTCTCTTGCAGGCGAAGTCGGAGCTGGCCCAGTCGCGGGCCGTGCTCAAGGAGCTCGAGGCGGGGCCGCGACAGCAGACGATCGCCGCCGCCCGTGCTGAGGTGAGCAACCTCGCCGCGCAACGCGATGTGGCGGGCTTGCGGCTGCGTCGGCGTGAACGGTTGGTGCAAACCACCGCGATCAGCCAGGAGGAGTACGACGAGGCGGTTTATACGCACCGCGCGACCGTCGCCCGGACCGAGGTGGCTCAGAAGACGCTCGACGAGCTCGAAGCGGGCACGCGCGTCGAGCAGATCGAGGCGCAACGCGCCCTGGTCGCCGCGATCGAGGCGCGCCTCGCCGACATCCATCACCAGCTGGACGACGCGGTCATGCTCGCTCCTTACGCGGGACGCATCGTCCGTCGCCGGATCGACGAGGGGACGATCGTCGCCGCCGGGGCTCCGGTCTTCGAGCAGATCGAGGACGCCTCGCTTGAGGCGTGGATCGGCGTGCCGCCCCGCTCGGCAAAGGCGTTGCGTGTCGGGGGGGCTCTCGAAGTCACGATCGATGGGCGCACTGTTCAGGCGACGGTTCAGTCGGTCCGCGCCGAGCTCGACCCGGAGACCCGCACGCAAAATGTGGTGCTGCGTCTCGAGGACCCAAAGGGCTTGGTCGCTGGGCAGGTGGCGCGGGTCGCCGTTCGCGAACCGGTAGCGATGACCGGCTATTGGACCCCGACCGCCACGCTCACGCCTGATCGGCGCGGCCTCTGGTCGGTTCTGGTCGTCGATGAGAAGGGCGTCGTCGCGGGCCGGCCGGTCGAGGTCATCGAGAACGACGGCGACCGGACCTTCGTACGCGGCACGCTGCAAGCGGGCGAACGCGTCATCGTCGAGGGCGCTCACCGTGTGGTCCCCGGGCAGCGTGTGCGGGCGGTCGATCGCCTCGTCGTCGCCAACAGCGAGGCGACCCCATGA